Proteins from a single region of Desulfuribacillus stibiiarsenatis:
- a CDS encoding NAD-dependent epimerase/dehydratase family protein — MNELNVIVFGGSGFLGSHVADALSDRGYQVAIFDLQASPFLRADQTMIIGNILDRAQVIEAIKGFDYVYNFAGLASLDDATTEPIKTVELNIMGNVHIMEASVFHQVKRFVYASSIYVYSQKGGFYRCSKQASELYIEEFNRKYNLNYTVLRYGTLYGTRADERNSIYKYLQQALLEKKLVCNNPEEMREYIHVKDAANLSVDILDDQFNNRHIILTGHNHMKVKEMMMIIKEILNDDVELNFSNTDNLGGDHYSYTPYSYSPKIGQKLLGNCYTDIGQGLLECLEDIDINLKRR, encoded by the coding sequence GTGAATGAGTTGAATGTTATTGTTTTCGGAGGATCAGGTTTTTTAGGAAGCCATGTGGCCGATGCTTTAAGTGACCGAGGTTATCAAGTTGCAATTTTTGATTTGCAAGCATCTCCTTTTTTGCGAGCAGATCAAACAATGATAATTGGGAATATCCTCGACCGAGCTCAAGTAATCGAGGCTATAAAGGGTTTTGATTATGTATATAATTTTGCTGGGCTAGCCAGTCTTGATGATGCAACGACAGAACCGATTAAAACCGTTGAACTAAATATAATGGGGAATGTTCACATTATGGAAGCTAGTGTATTCCATCAAGTGAAACGATTTGTCTATGCTAGCTCCATTTACGTATATAGCCAAAAGGGAGGGTTCTATCGATGCAGTAAACAGGCATCTGAACTATATATAGAGGAATTTAATAGAAAATATAATTTGAATTATACTGTACTTAGATATGGAACGTTGTACGGCACGCGTGCTGATGAACGTAACTCCATATATAAGTATTTGCAACAAGCACTATTAGAGAAAAAACTTGTATGTAATAATCCAGAAGAAATGCGAGAATATATTCATGTGAAAGATGCAGCTAACCTTAGCGTCGACATCTTAGACGACCAATTCAATAACCGTCATATTATCTTAACAGGGCATAATCACATGAAAGTTAAAGAAATGATGATGATTATAAAAGAGATATTAAATGATGACGTTGAACTTAATTTCTCAAATACAGACAACCTTGGTGGTGATCATTACAGTTATACTCCTTATTCTTATTCGCCAAAGATTGGGCAAAAATTGTTAGGAAATTGTTATACAGATATAGGACAAGGCCTATTAGAATGTTTAGAAGATATTGATATCAATTTGAAGAGAAGATGA
- the rfbF gene encoding glucose-1-phosphate cytidylyltransferase, with amino-acid sequence MEKSEAITMSIPVVILCGGKGSRLSEETVERPKPMVEIGGKPILWHIMKIYSSYGYNDFILALGYKSDYIKNYFFNYRVSSCDFTLSMKPDGDICFHNDGEHAEWNITCIDTGLETLKGGRIKRLEKYINSDTFFLTYGDGVSNVNISELLEFHKNHGKLATLTAVRPPSRFGMIDLHGDVVKSFEEKPQLSEGYINGGFFVFDKKIMDYVIEHEDCDFEFGPLQAVAEEDQLRAYKHDGFWQCMDTVRDRGYLEKLWQSNNAKWKLWD; translated from the coding sequence ATGGAGAAAAGTGAGGCTATTACTATGAGTATACCAGTAGTTATTTTATGTGGTGGTAAAGGGTCCAGATTAAGCGAGGAAACAGTTGAGCGACCTAAGCCCATGGTTGAAATTGGTGGCAAGCCAATTCTATGGCATATCATGAAAATCTACTCTTCCTATGGATACAATGACTTTATACTAGCTCTTGGATATAAATCTGATTATATTAAAAACTATTTCTTCAATTATCGTGTAAGTTCTTGTGATTTCACTTTATCAATGAAGCCCGATGGTGATATATGCTTTCATAATGATGGTGAACATGCAGAATGGAATATAACCTGTATTGACACAGGTCTAGAGACTTTAAAAGGTGGGCGTATTAAGCGTCTAGAGAAATATATTAATAGTGATACCTTCTTCCTAACTTATGGTGATGGAGTATCTAATGTCAATATTTCAGAACTACTAGAATTTCACAAGAATCATGGCAAGCTAGCGACATTGACAGCGGTTAGGCCACCTTCGCGTTTTGGGATGATTGATTTGCATGGGGATGTTGTCAAATCCTTTGAAGAAAAGCCTCAGCTTTCAGAGGGGTATATTAATGGTGGTTTTTTTGTATTTGACAAGAAAATCATGGATTATGTAATAGAACATGAGGACTGCGACTTCGAATTTGGACCTTTACAGGCCGTAGCTGAAGAGGATCAGTTGCGAGCATATAAGCATGATGGTTTTTGGCAATGTATGGATACTGTTAGGGATCGAGGTTATTTAGAGAAATTATGGCAATCTAACAACGCAAAATGGAAGTTATGGGATTAA
- a CDS encoding HAD family hydrolase yields the protein MIKAIIFDFDGVILETSDIKTEAFRELFKEHSQELVESVIDYHKTNMGISRFVKFQYFYDNILHQELTKEKKDELSEKFSKIALDKILMAPFVKGVKEFLQSKKYKYYIASGTPEEELRFIVKEREVDCYFHGVYGSPRVKEDIVRDIMLNNNYSNHEVVFIGDAISDKLAADKTGIRFIARLDGNNHELFHDIDYKVKDFESFSEGLKVLDSR from the coding sequence GTGATAAAAGCTATTATTTTCGATTTTGATGGCGTTATACTTGAGACGTCAGATATTAAAACAGAAGCTTTTCGAGAATTATTTAAAGAACATTCACAGGAACTAGTAGAGTCGGTAATCGACTATCACAAGACAAATATGGGGATTTCTAGGTTTGTAAAGTTTCAATATTTTTATGATAATATATTGCATCAAGAATTAACAAAGGAAAAGAAAGATGAGCTAAGTGAAAAGTTTTCAAAAATCGCTTTAGATAAAATATTAATGGCACCATTTGTAAAGGGTGTTAAAGAATTTTTGCAAAGCAAGAAATATAAATATTATATAGCATCTGGTACTCCTGAGGAAGAACTTCGTTTTATTGTAAAGGAAAGAGAAGTTGATTGCTATTTTCATGGAGTATATGGCTCGCCTAGAGTCAAAGAAGATATAGTTAGAGATATAATGTTAAATAATAACTACTCTAATCATGAAGTTGTTTTTATTGGAGATGCTATCAGTGATAAACTAGCTGCTGATAAGACTGGTATTCGATTCATTGCCAGATTAGATGGTAACAATCATGAACTGTTTCATGATATAGATTATAAAGTTAAAGATTTCGAAAGCTTTTCAGAGGGTTTAAAAGTCTTAGACAGTAGGTGA
- a CDS encoding SDR family NAD(P)-dependent oxidoreductase, with protein MRNKILIVGASSDIAKPLIEHLLNYDDMHIGLHYSSNYNSIANYEENDKCSIFQKTLNTEKSCQQLVDEFVNAAGGIDCMIQLCGNVTNPVHWESLTEEDVFQDLQINLVVPFFLAKRSIQYMKLNGGSIVLMSNAGAKFGGGSNSLFYGISKAGIDRLTKGLAKDCAKYNILVNAVAPGFIDTKFHRDVLNRNDEELKKRIDMIPLKRAGKSSEVASTIIFLLSDGARFITGEVITISGGDWL; from the coding sequence ATGAGGAATAAAATACTTATCGTTGGAGCAAGTAGCGATATTGCAAAGCCATTGATTGAGCACCTGTTAAATTATGACGATATGCACATAGGGCTTCATTATAGTTCCAATTATAATAGTATTGCTAACTATGAAGAGAATGATAAGTGTTCTATTTTTCAGAAGACTTTAAACACTGAAAAATCGTGCCAACAATTAGTCGATGAGTTTGTCAATGCTGCAGGTGGAATTGACTGCATGATACAATTGTGTGGCAATGTAACGAATCCGGTTCATTGGGAGTCACTTACGGAAGAAGATGTATTTCAGGATTTGCAAATAAACTTAGTTGTTCCTTTTTTTCTAGCTAAGAGATCAATTCAATATATGAAACTTAATGGTGGTAGTATAGTACTAATGAGTAATGCAGGTGCGAAATTTGGTGGTGGAAGTAATTCGTTGTTTTATGGCATTTCAAAGGCTGGTATTGACCGATTGACTAAAGGACTTGCCAAAGACTGTGCAAAATATAACATTTTAGTTAATGCTGTAGCACCAGGTTTTATTGATACAAAGTTTCATAGGGATGTATTGAATCGCAACGATGAAGAACTAAAGAAAAGAATTGATATGATACCTCTTAAAAGAGCAGGAAAGAGTTCGGAGGTTGCTAGTACTATTATATTTCTTTTATCAGACGGTGCAAGATTTATCACTGGTGAAGTAATTACTATTAGTGGTGGCGATTGGTTATAA
- a CDS encoding B12-binding domain-containing radical SAM protein, which yields MKVLFVYPNATLQNPPPVSLAIFYALLKDINNVEIKIFDTTLYSQDENNSDKIKEKNLQVRPFDFSDRGIRLINNNVFDDFKKMVDDYQPDLIALSANEVTISLGIDLLKVVNKNNTFILVGGVFATFAPKVLLAYDFIDAVCVGEGEKVLLELVERIAQQKDLTNIENLWIKKDGTIVKNKLRPLVDLNKLPLPNYDIFDEARFYRPMAGKVWRLFPIETSRGCPYGCTYCNSPSQKQQYIKSGHTNFFRKKSIDTINREIKYLIEKYNAEYIYFLSDTLLCLNDREFNEFCEMYSQYKLPFWCQNRPEMVTLERMTRLKDIGCYRMSIGLEHGNEEFRRKILNKKVSNEVIVKAFDILDQVGIPVSVNNIIGFPGENRDLAFDTIRLNRQIKFDTSNAYAFTPFRGTPLYEECVEKGYIAPDKSLHIITKGSSLDMPGFTKSEIDGLIKTFALYARMPEEYFPLIKLAEDDSPVGEQMFKELSDIYSKLYFSESD from the coding sequence ATGAAAGTATTATTTGTATATCCTAACGCAACACTACAAAATCCCCCACCTGTTTCTCTAGCTATCTTTTATGCATTATTGAAAGATATAAATAATGTTGAAATAAAGATTTTTGACACAACATTATATAGCCAAGATGAGAATAACTCAGACAAGATAAAGGAAAAAAATTTACAAGTAAGGCCTTTTGATTTCTCTGATAGGGGTATAAGATTAATCAATAATAATGTATTCGATGATTTCAAAAAGATGGTAGATGATTATCAGCCTGATTTAATCGCTTTATCAGCGAATGAGGTAACCATATCACTAGGTATAGATCTATTAAAAGTAGTTAATAAAAATAACACATTTATTCTAGTTGGTGGGGTATTTGCAACGTTTGCCCCTAAGGTGTTATTAGCGTATGACTTTATAGATGCTGTTTGTGTAGGTGAAGGCGAGAAAGTATTATTGGAACTCGTAGAAAGAATAGCACAGCAAAAAGATTTAACGAATATTGAGAATTTATGGATAAAAAAAGATGGGACAATTGTGAAAAACAAGTTAAGACCATTGGTTGATTTAAACAAACTGCCTTTACCGAATTATGATATTTTTGATGAGGCAAGGTTTTACAGGCCGATGGCGGGAAAAGTCTGGAGGCTATTTCCCATAGAAACAAGTCGTGGGTGTCCATATGGTTGCACATATTGTAATTCTCCTTCACAAAAACAGCAATATATAAAGTCTGGGCACACTAATTTTTTTAGAAAGAAAAGTATAGATACTATAAATAGAGAGATTAAATACCTAATAGAAAAATACAATGCTGAATACATCTATTTTTTAAGTGATACTTTATTGTGTTTAAATGACCGAGAGTTTAATGAGTTTTGTGAAATGTACAGTCAATATAAGCTTCCTTTTTGGTGTCAAAACAGGCCGGAAATGGTTACCTTAGAAAGAATGACAAGATTGAAAGATATAGGTTGCTATAGAATGTCTATAGGATTGGAACATGGGAATGAAGAGTTTAGAAGGAAGATATTAAATAAAAAAGTAAGCAATGAAGTTATTGTAAAAGCATTTGATATATTAGATCAAGTTGGCATTCCAGTTTCAGTAAATAATATTATTGGTTTTCCAGGTGAGAATAGGGATTTAGCATTTGACACAATTCGTTTAAATAGACAAATTAAGTTCGACACATCTAATGCGTATGCCTTTACTCCTTTCCGTGGAACGCCTTTGTATGAAGAATGTGTCGAAAAAGGGTATATCGCACCTGATAAATCGTTGCATATTATTACCAAAGGTTCGTCGCTGGACATGCCTGGTTTTACAAAGAGTGAAATAGACGGACTAATTAAAACATTTGCATTATATGCACGAATGCCTGAAGAATACTTTCCGTTAATTAAATTAGCTGAGGATGATTCACCAGTAGGTGAGCAAATGTTTAAAGAGTTAAGTGATATATATTCTAAATTGTATTTTAGTGAGAGTGATTAA